In Apodemus sylvaticus chromosome 8, mApoSyl1.1, whole genome shotgun sequence, one genomic interval encodes:
- the Lgals3 gene encoding galectin-3, with translation MADSFSLNDALAGSGNPNPQGYPGAWGNQPGAGGYPGASYPGAYPGQAPPGAYPGQAPPGAYPGQAPPGAYPGQAPPSAYPGPTAPGAYPGPTAPGAFPGQPGAPGAYPSAPGAHPPAGPYGAPAGPLTVPYELPLPGGVMPRMLITIMGTVKPNANRIALDFKRGNDVAFHFNPRFNENNKRVIVCNTKQDNNWGREERQSAFPFESGKPFKIQVLVEADHFKVAVNDAHLLQYNHRMKNLREISQLGITGDITLTSASHAMI, from the exons ATGGCAGACAGTTTTTCG CTTAATGATGCTCTGGCTGGCTCTGGAAACCCAAACCCTCAAGGATATCCGGGTGCATGGGGCAACCAGCCTGGGGCAGGGGGCTACCCAGGGGCCTCCTATCCTGGGGCCTACCCAGGTCAGGCTCCCCCAGGGGCCTACCCAGGTCAGGCTCCCCCAGGGGCCTACCCAGGTCAGGCTCCCCCAGGGGCCTACCCAGGTCAGGCTCCTCCTAGTGCCTACCCTGGCCCAACTGCCCCTGGAGCTTATCCTGGCCCAACTGCCCCTGGAGCCTTCCCAGGGCAGCCTGGGGCACCTGGAGCCTACCCCAGTGCTCCTGGAGCCCATCCTCCTGCCGGCCCCTATGGCGCTCCCGCTGGACCACTG ACAGTGCCCTATGAACTGCCCTTACCTGGAGGAGTCATGCCTCGCATGCTGATCACAATCATGGGCACAGTGAAACCCAACGCAAACAG GATTGCTCTAGATTTCAAGAGAGGGAATGACGTTGCCTTCCACTTTAACCCCCGCTTCAATGAGAACAACAAAAGAGTCATCGTGTGTAACACGAAGCAGGACAATaactggggaagggaagagagacagtCAGCTTTTCCCTTTGAGAGCGGCAAGCCGTTCAAA ATACAAGTCCTGGTTGAAGCTGACCACTTCAAGGTTGCGGTCAATGACGCTCACCTGTTGCAGTACAACCATCGGATGAAGAACCTCAGGGAAATCAGCCAACTGGGGATCACTGGGGACATAACCCTCACCAGTGCTTCCCACGCCATGATCTAA